Proteins encoded in a region of the Flavobacteriaceae bacterium HL-DH10 genome:
- the gcvP gene encoding aminomethyl-transferring glycine dehydrogenase — protein sequence MNTNAFALRHIGPREEDKNLMLQTIGVDSLDQLIYETIPDDIRLKNGLNLEEPMTEHEYLLHIHELSKKNKVYKTYIGLGYHPTILPAVIQRNILENPGWYTAYTPYQAEIAQGRLEALLNFQTMVIDLTGMEIANASLLDESTAAAEAMSLLFAVRDRAQKKTGINKFFVSENILPQTLSLLQTRATPIGIELVIGSEDNFDFSSEFFGAILQYPGKDGQITDIKTFISKANDAQIKVAVAADILSLVKLEAPGKFGADVVVGTTQRFGIPMGYGGPHAAYFATKEAYKRDLPGRIIGITKDTNGNRALRMALQTREQHIKRDKATSNICTAQVLLAVMASMYAVYHGANGLKFIANKVHNKTSTLANALEKLGYKQVNTSFFDTLQVKTKAKKIKKVATEKKVNLYYPDKNTVTISINETTSIRDINYLISVFAEAAKKETIVCSSIESFNNIDESIQRTSDFLTLDVFKTYHSETELMRYIKSLERKDLSLNHSMISLGSCTMKLNAASEMLPLSIYKWANIHPFVPAKQAKGYLTVLKELEDQLTEITGFAATSLQPNSGAQGEFAGLMVIKAYHESRGDHHRNICLIPSSAHGTNPASAVMAGMKVIVTKSTEEGNIDVDDLREKAELYKDNLSCLMVTYPSTHGVYESAIKEITKLIHDNGGQVYMDGANMNAQVGLTNPGNIGADVCHLNLHKTFAIPHGGGGPGVGPICVAKQLVPFLPGNPVIKTGGKKAITAISAAPYGSALACLISYGYIKMLGAEGLTESTKIAILNANYIKQRLEGNFDTLYSGERGRAAHEMIVDCRPFKANGIEVTDIAKRLMDYGFHAPTVSFPVAGTLMIEPTESESKTEIDRFCDAMISIKKEIDSVSKEDNNNVLKNAPHTLEMITANTWDLPYSREAAAFPLDYVKTNKFWPSVRRVDDAYGDRNLVCSCVPIEAYAEA from the coding sequence ATGAACACAAACGCTTTTGCATTGCGTCATATTGGCCCTAGAGAAGAGGATAAAAACCTTATGTTACAGACTATTGGTGTCGACTCATTAGACCAATTAATATATGAAACCATACCAGATGATATTCGTTTAAAAAACGGATTAAATTTAGAAGAACCTATGACAGAGCATGAATATTTGCTCCACATACATGAACTTTCTAAAAAAAACAAAGTCTATAAAACTTACATCGGGTTAGGATATCACCCAACAATACTACCTGCAGTTATACAAAGAAATATTCTTGAAAACCCAGGATGGTACACAGCATACACACCTTACCAAGCTGAAATTGCACAAGGAAGATTAGAAGCGCTTTTAAATTTTCAAACCATGGTTATTGATTTAACAGGAATGGAAATTGCAAATGCATCACTTCTTGACGAAAGTACTGCAGCAGCAGAAGCTATGAGTTTATTATTTGCAGTTCGTGATCGTGCACAAAAAAAGACAGGCATAAATAAGTTTTTTGTTTCAGAAAACATTCTACCTCAAACATTATCGCTTCTTCAAACTAGAGCAACCCCAATTGGTATTGAGTTAGTTATTGGTAGTGAAGATAATTTTGATTTCTCTTCAGAATTCTTTGGAGCCATTTTACAATATCCAGGTAAAGATGGACAAATAACAGATATAAAAACTTTTATTAGTAAGGCTAATGATGCTCAAATAAAAGTAGCTGTAGCTGCCGATATTTTAAGCTTGGTAAAATTAGAAGCTCCCGGTAAATTTGGTGCCGATGTTGTTGTTGGAACCACCCAACGTTTTGGTATTCCAATGGGCTATGGCGGTCCTCATGCAGCCTATTTTGCTACCAAAGAAGCATATAAACGTGACTTACCTGGGCGTATTATTGGTATTACAAAAGATACTAATGGCAACAGAGCTCTCCGCATGGCTTTACAAACACGCGAGCAACATATTAAACGCGACAAAGCAACTTCAAATATATGTACCGCACAAGTTTTACTAGCTGTAATGGCTAGTATGTATGCGGTTTACCATGGAGCAAACGGTTTAAAATTTATTGCCAATAAAGTTCATAATAAAACATCTACTTTAGCCAATGCTTTAGAAAAACTAGGCTATAAACAAGTAAACACGTCTTTCTTTGATACGCTTCAGGTAAAAACAAAAGCTAAAAAAATTAAAAAGGTTGCTACAGAAAAGAAAGTAAATCTATACTATCCAGATAAAAACACAGTTACCATTTCTATTAATGAAACCACTTCAATTAGAGATATTAACTATTTAATTTCAGTTTTTGCAGAAGCCGCTAAGAAAGAAACTATTGTGTGTTCTTCTATTGAAAGCTTTAATAATATTGATGAATCGATACAAAGAACTTCGGATTTCTTAACTCTTGATGTTTTTAAAACATATCATTCTGAAACCGAATTGATGCGTTATATAAAATCGTTAGAGCGCAAAGATTTATCATTAAACCATTCTATGATTTCTTTAGGATCTTGTACCATGAAACTAAACGCTGCATCAGAAATGTTGCCTTTAAGCATTTATAAATGGGCCAATATTCATCCTTTTGTTCCTGCAAAACAAGCTAAAGGCTATTTAACTGTTTTAAAAGAATTAGAAGATCAGCTAACTGAAATCACTGGCTTTGCAGCCACTTCCTTGCAACCTAATTCGGGTGCTCAAGGAGAATTTGCTGGACTTATGGTAATAAAAGCATATCACGAATCGCGTGGCGACCACCATAGAAACATTTGCTTAATTCCATCATCTGCTCACGGTACAAACCCAGCTAGTGCTGTTATGGCTGGTATGAAAGTTATTGTTACCAAATCAACCGAAGAAGGCAATATTGATGTTGATGATTTGCGCGAAAAAGCAGAATTATACAAAGACAACTTATCGTGTTTAATGGTAACCTACCCATCCACACATGGTGTATATGAATCTGCTATTAAAGAAATCACTAAATTAATTCATGATAATGGCGGACAGGTTTATATGGATGGTGCCAATATGAATGCCCAAGTAGGACTTACCAATCCAGGCAATATCGGAGCTGATGTTTGCCACCTCAACTTACACAAAACATTTGCTATTCCTCATGGAGGTGGAGGTCCTGGTGTTGGCCCTATATGTGTAGCTAAACAATTAGTGCCATTTTTACCAGGAAATCCAGTTATTAAAACAGGTGGTAAAAAAGCAATTACAGCCATATCTGCAGCACCTTATGGATCTGCTCTTGCTTGCTTGATATCTTATGGCTATATTAAAATGTTGGGTGCCGAAGGTTTAACAGAATCTACTAAAATAGCCATTTTAAATGCCAACTATATTAAACAACGTTTAGAAGGTAATTTTGATACTTTATATTCTGGTGAACGTGGTAGAGCTGCACATGAGATGATTGTAGACTGCAGACCTTTTAAAGCCAACGGCATTGAAGTTACAGATATAGCGAAACGTTTAATGGATTATGGTTTCCATGCTCCTACTGTTTCTTTTCCTGTTGCTGGAACATTAATGATAGAACCAACAGAAAGCGAAAGTAAAACAGAAATTGACAGGTTTTGTGATGCAATGATTTCTATTAAAAAAGAAATAGATAGCGTTTCTAAAGAAGACAACAACAACGTTTTAAAAAATGCGCCTCACACCTTAGAAATGATTACAGCCAACACATGGGATTTACCATACTCTCGTGAGGCTGCAGCATTTCCTTTAGACTATGTAAAAACAAACAAATTTTGGCCTAGTGTAAGACGTGTGGATGATGCCTATGGAGATAGAAATTTAGTATGCTCCTGCGTTCCTATTGAAGCCTATGCAGAAGCGTAA
- a CDS encoding ketoacyl-ACP synthase III: MNIKITGTGSYIPANIEKNEEFFNNEFLNSDGSTINAPNEVIVKKFKAITGIEERRYAKKHLNTSDIASFAAEKAIEDAKINREDLDYIIVAHNYGDIRHDSIQSDTVPSIASRVKHLLRIKNPKCVAYDILFGCPGWVEATIQANAFIKSGIAKKCLVIGAETLSRMIDPHDRDSMIYSDGAGAVVLESTNDEGGIITHNTATYAFDEAHFIYFGETYKQETNEDRRYIKMYGRKIYEFALTNVPLAMKSALDKSGIDIKDVKKILIHQANEKMDEAIVKRFYELYNLEMPEGIMPMSIGKLGNSSVATIPTLYNMILKGALENQEINKGDVIIFASVGAGMNINAIVYKQ, from the coding sequence ATGAATATCAAAATTACTGGCACAGGAAGCTATATACCTGCCAATATAGAGAAGAATGAAGAGTTTTTCAATAATGAGTTTTTAAATAGCGATGGCTCAACAATTAACGCTCCCAACGAGGTAATCGTAAAGAAATTTAAGGCTATAACGGGCATTGAAGAAAGGCGTTATGCAAAAAAACATTTAAACACATCAGATATAGCCTCTTTTGCTGCCGAAAAAGCGATTGAGGATGCTAAAATTAATCGTGAAGATTTAGATTATATTATTGTAGCTCACAACTATGGCGATATAAGACACGATAGTATTCAAAGTGATACCGTGCCTAGCATAGCTTCTAGAGTAAAACATCTTTTACGCATTAAAAATCCAAAATGTGTAGCATATGATATCCTTTTTGGTTGCCCAGGTTGGGTAGAAGCTACAATTCAAGCAAATGCTTTTATAAAATCAGGGATTGCTAAAAAATGTCTTGTTATAGGTGCCGAAACCTTATCTCGTATGATTGATCCACACGATAGAGATTCTATGATTTATAGTGATGGTGCTGGTGCTGTGGTATTAGAATCTACAAATGATGAAGGTGGTATAATCACTCATAATACGGCTACTTATGCCTTTGATGAAGCACACTTTATATACTTTGGAGAAACCTATAAGCAAGAAACTAATGAAGACCGTAGATACATAAAAATGTACGGCAGAAAAATTTATGAATTTGCTTTAACCAATGTACCGCTTGCCATGAAGTCTGCTCTTGACAAAAGTGGTATTGACATTAAAGATGTTAAGAAAATACTCATTCATCAAGCCAATGAAAAGATGGACGAAGCTATTGTAAAGCGCTTTTATGAATTATATAATCTTGAAATGCCTGAAGGTATTATGCCAATGAGCATTGGTAAATTAGGAAATTCTAGTGTAGCAACTATACCAACGCTATACAATATGATATTAAAAGGCGCTCTTGAAAACCAAGAAATAAATAAAGGTGATGTTATTATTTTTGCAAGTGTTGGTGCTGGTATGAATATAAATGCTATTGTCTACAAACAATAA
- a CDS encoding methyltransferase: MYKKNYPSKRFKHTIEFLKSNVSNSESILDLGIENALTNVMQQHGYSVKNTKGEDLDMDTSTITNSNADVVTAFEILEHLISPFTVLKDIKANKLVASIPLRLWFSSAYRSKTDLWDRHFHEFEDWQFDWLLEKAGWKIIDRKKWTNPTKKIGFRPILRWFTPRYYIVYAERV, encoded by the coding sequence ATGTACAAAAAAAACTATCCAAGTAAACGTTTTAAACACACTATAGAATTTTTAAAAAGTAATGTTTCTAATTCTGAATCTATATTAGATTTAGGAATAGAAAATGCTTTAACAAATGTGATGCAACAACATGGCTATTCTGTTAAAAACACAAAAGGTGAAGATTTAGATATGGACACTTCAACAATAACAAATTCTAATGCAGATGTCGTTACAGCCTTTGAAATTCTAGAACACCTTATATCTCCTTTTACTGTTTTAAAAGACATAAAGGCCAACAAACTAGTTGCAAGCATACCTTTAAGGTTATGGTTTTCTTCAGCCTATAGAAGTAAAACCGATTTATGGGACAGACATTTTCATGAATTTGAGGACTGGCAGTTCGATTGGCTTTTAGAAAAAGCGGGGTGGAAAATTATAGACCGAAAAAAATGGACAAATCCAACAAAAAAAATAGGCTTCAGACCTATTTTACGATGGTTTACTCCAAGATATTATATAGTCTATGCCGAAAGAGTTTAA
- a CDS encoding glycosyltransferase family 4 protein: MNIGVVLDNEFDNDHRVQKEIRVLLSEGHSIFLLCFDFGNAYKTYNDIEVTRIPIHKKIKDALVLLSTNFVFYEFLWKQHITSFIIKNKLDALHVHDLYLAKAAKKGILASPFSIPLTLDLHENYPAAINSYEWATKGWRKHIVQPKKWYKKEGEYLKYANNLIVLSNYFKDNLLQRFTFLKATPISVHPNMPDFESFESFKKNDFPVAFESIHPTVFYFGVVAKRRGIIDILPWLIQLLEKGKKFHTLIIGPIDKADKRLFNSYINHPVLKNNLTYIPWSDVKYLPAYLKKISIGLAPFQVNAQHDSGIANKLFQYMYGEIPILATKCKAQQELIENSGCGLLYDNFEEFDENLTKLIENPELRKTLGAKGKKELLKLYKEKADCNFIEIYK, encoded by the coding sequence ATGAATATCGGAGTAGTACTTGATAATGAATTTGATAACGACCATAGGGTTCAAAAAGAAATACGTGTATTATTATCTGAAGGGCATTCAATCTTCCTTTTATGCTTCGACTTTGGCAATGCATACAAAACCTATAATGATATAGAAGTTACCAGAATTCCTATTCATAAAAAAATTAAAGATGCTTTAGTTTTGCTTAGTACCAACTTTGTGTTTTATGAATTTTTATGGAAACAACACATTACATCATTTATCATAAAAAATAAGTTAGATGCTTTACATGTTCATGATTTATATCTAGCAAAGGCTGCTAAAAAAGGTATTTTAGCATCTCCATTTTCTATACCTCTTACTCTAGATTTACATGAAAATTACCCCGCAGCAATAAACTCATACGAGTGGGCTACAAAAGGTTGGAGAAAACACATCGTTCAACCAAAAAAATGGTATAAAAAAGAAGGTGAATATCTAAAATATGCTAACAACCTTATTGTCTTAAGTAACTATTTTAAAGATAATTTATTACAAAGATTTACCTTTTTAAAAGCGACACCAATTTCTGTTCATCCGAATATGCCAGATTTTGAAAGTTTTGAAAGCTTTAAAAAAAATGATTTTCCTGTAGCATTTGAATCCATTCATCCCACAGTTTTTTATTTTGGTGTTGTTGCCAAACGTAGAGGCATAATTGATATTCTTCCTTGGCTTATCCAGTTATTAGAAAAAGGAAAAAAATTCCACACCCTTATTATTGGACCGATAGATAAAGCTGATAAAAGGCTATTTAACAGTTACATCAATCACCCTGTATTAAAAAACAATCTAACTTACATTCCATGGAGTGATGTAAAATATCTTCCTGCCTATTTAAAAAAAATAAGTATTGGATTAGCGCCATTTCAGGTAAATGCTCAACATGACTCAGGAATTGCAAATAAACTATTCCAATATATGTATGGAGAAATACCAATATTAGCAACTAAATGTAAAGCACAACAAGAACTTATCGAAAATTCTGGTTGCGGATTACTATATGATAATTTTGAAGAGTTTGACGAAAACCTTACTAAATTAATAGAAAATCCCGAATTAAGAAAAACATTGGGAGCAAAAGGAAAGAAAGAATTGCTTAAACTTTATAAAGAAAAAGCGGATTGCAATTTTATTGAAATATACAAATAA
- a CDS encoding acyltransferase: MHTKIWHFSHIMSDSKIGESCNIGQNVVISPNVIIGNRVKIQNNVSVYSGVICEDDVFLGPSMVFTNVINPRSFIVRKKEFLETYVEKGATIGANATIICGNRIGTYAMIGAGTVITKPVPAYALIVGNPGKQIGWVSKYGHRLTFNSNNEATCKESGEKYRIDNNTLIPE, from the coding sequence ATGCATACCAAAATATGGCATTTCTCTCACATAATGAGCGATTCAAAGATTGGAGAATCTTGCAATATTGGACAAAATGTAGTTATTTCACCTAACGTTATTATTGGCAATCGGGTTAAAATTCAAAATAATGTATCTGTTTACAGTGGCGTAATATGTGAAGATGATGTTTTCCTAGGTCCTTCAATGGTATTTACAAACGTTATTAACCCTAGAAGTTTTATTGTTCGTAAAAAAGAGTTTTTAGAAACTTATGTAGAAAAAGGTGCGACTATTGGTGCCAATGCCACTATTATATGTGGAAATCGTATTGGAACTTATGCCATGATAGGTGCTGGTACTGTAATAACAAAACCTGTACCTGCCTATGCGTTAATTGTAGGTAATCCTGGAAAACAAATAGGATGGGTTAGCAAATATGGTCATAGGCTAACTTTTAATAGTAACAATGAGGCCACTTGTAAAGAAAGTGGTGAAAAATATAGAATAGACAACAATACTTTAATTCCTGAATAA